CCCTCAATAGACAAGGAGCAGATCGTGGGACGCAATATCGATCTGTGATTTTTTATCACAATGAAGAACAAAAAGCGCAAGCAGAACAAGTGATTCAGGTAGTACAAGAATATTATGAGGATCCTATAGTTACTGAGGTTTCAGAGCTACCTACATTTTATGATGCTACGCAGGAGCATCAAGATTACTATAATGAAAACAGACAGCAAGGATATTGCCGTGTTGTCATAGACCCCAAAGTAGCTAAGCTCAAAAAGTTTTATGAGCACTTGCTCGCTTCTTAGTACTGCTATAACAGATTAAAAAAAGCCACATTACTCATAAACATAGAGCAATGTGGCTTTTTAAGTTGTGGAGTGATTAGTGCGCTTTCGCGAAAGCGTACCTCATTATCTTTCCATATTAATCAATCTGTAAATAAGAATTGCCGTACGCTTTGTGAGCATCTCTATAGTTTTAATATTTACCGTCTCACTAGGAGTATGCGCTCCCGTTCCCATAGTCCCTAGACCATCTAGGCAAGCCACATACGCCGCTACAAACGAAGTATCTGCAGCACCGCGCTTTCCTGGATCATAAGCTGCTACAGCAGGACCTCCCATATCTTGACTCACTTGGCTTAAAATTTCTAATACCTCATAATTTTGAGGAGTAGGCTGCATTGCTGGATAACTATCTTCAAACTCAACTACGGCACTTGTATGCGGCAGATTATTTGCTACTATCTGACGCATTTTTGTACGTGCTTCCTCCTTCTGTTCTTCGGAGATAAAGCGGAGTCCTCCTTGCACATATGCTGTTTGTGCAACTACATTTCCTTTTCCAAAAATGCTTCCTTTGCTCTCCTCTGGGTTGAGCTCCATTGTGGTACCTCCCAGCATCATCCCTGGATTAAAAGATAATAATTCTGGACCTCTTACTTCATTATAGAAACCGTTGAGAATACGTGCAAGTTCAAAATTTGCTCCTGCTCCTACGCTTTCGCGAAAAATACCGCTAGAGTGCGCTCTCTTTCCAGTAACTGTTACTTTCCAGTTAGAGGATCCTCGTCTTGCCACGGTAGCATTATCAAAACCTGTAGAGGTTTCGAAACCTAAAGCGATATCTGAGTTTTTTGCTGCATCTATCAAATCTTTCCTGCTTATTGTAAGCGGCTTTCCGGTGCTTTCTTCATCTCCTGTAAAGGCTACGGTGATTTGCGCATCATCAAGTAATCCTGCTTCTCTAAGAGCCTTAAGTGCATATAGCACTACTACGTTACCACCTTTCATATCATTTGCGCCAGGACCTTTTGCAATAGAATCATTCACCATTTCAAATTGCTGAAACTCGCTATCGTCCTCAAAAACGGTATCTAGGTGTCCTATAAGAAGCAATCGCTTGCCTTTTTTTCCTTCTGTATTAGCAAATAGATGCCCTGCTCTATTCATCTCGGCAGGCATATCAATCCAATTTGTAGTAAAACCTATATCTGTAAATGACGCAGAGAATACATCGCCCACTTCTTTCACGCCTTTTGTATTGAGGGTACCACTATTAATATTTACCACGTTTTCGAGAAATTCAATACTTTCCTCTGTATGTGTTTCTACAAGGCTTATAATTTGTAGCTCCTCTTTTGACAATTGTTGTGTAGAAGATTGCGCATGGAGTGTTCCAGTTTTTGCGCAAGCAATCATTAAACTGATTACAATTAGAAATAATATCTGATGGCTCTTCATAGGTTTTTATAATTAAGAGGTGATTATCTCAAAGATAATCAATGCTCAATAATTGAATTCTTGCGTTATTTTTCTTTTTTTTCAAATGGAGGGTAGGAGTTTTTATAATTGGACGGTTATATAACAAAGAATTGATCCTACTAAAAACAATGTTCCCCCACTTTTTTGGATTAGTGAAAACTACATTTGAGTACAATTTCAAAAAAAAGTTGAAAAAACCTTGAGAAATAATTTTCTTGAGGTTTTCTCTTTTTAATTGCTCTTTTGTTTGAAAACACTTGATTCTGAACACATAAGAATCACGACGATTTTATAAGCTCAAGAAAAGCATTACTCATAGTGACGCATGATGAAAAAAAAGTCAAAAAAAAGTCAAAAAAATGCTTGATTTTTTTGGACGAGTGTAAAAAAGTTTTATATTTGCATCCGCTTACAAAAAGTAACACTCCTCAATAGCTCAGTTGGTTAGAGCATCTGACTGTTAATCAGAGGGTCCTAAGTTCGAGTCTTAGTTGAGGAGCTAGTAAGTAAAAGCCATACAGTCCGTATGGCTTTTTTTTGTGCCCTATTTTAAATTTGTTAAATGACAAGTATTAATAAATGCTCACTATATTAATTCCGCAAAAGAACTAGCTTGCAGCATAGCACATCCAACCTCTCAAGGAAATTAGAGCGGTTTTACCGCATCATCCGCCCTGCCGAAAGCAGCTTACTAGAAATATTAAAAAAGATAACCAAGAGCTCTTGTAATTGCTAACACAATACTCACCCAAATACTTAAAGAGTATATCAAGAGTTGTCGTGAAAATCGGGAAACTATAAAGAGAGTTTTATTTCTAGTCTAAGCATCTAAGATTGCTCTAAAACAAAAAAAGCCTTTCCTACAGGAAAAGCTCTTCATCGGATTCAACTACAAATCCTACCACATGTGATGTGGCCAACACAACATCGTTAAAAGTAATCAATTACTTCTATAAACCAAAAAAAGCCCACGGACTGTGAGCTTTTTGTTGCGGTCTGGACGGGACTCGAACCCGCGACCCCCTGCGTGACAGGCAGATATTCTAACCAGCTGAACTACCAGACCGTTACTCCACTTTTTGAGACTTTGAGTATGTCTTAAATTTTTCAGTTTTTCAATCTCTAACTTTTTAATTAGAGAAGCAACATTGCTTTTGCTTCGTTGCGGGTGCAAATATACACTCGTTTTTTGATTACACAAACAAAAAATTAAAATTTTTAAATAAATTTTTGACGCTCCACTAAAAACGTGGTGAGTATAGGTGCAAAACCTTTTTCAATCACCGCTGGAATATACTTGATACGATACTGAGCACAACGTAGTTGCAAGTTTTTAAAGTACGTTTCTACCGCGCTTGTATAAATATCTCTAATATTATCTGCATATAAATTAATTGATGATCCACTCTCTACATCTACAAATTTACGCGGGCTATTATCAAATTTAAAGTCATATTCCTTCTCTTGGCTATACGTATGAAAAAGAATCACCTCGTGTTTATTGTATTTAAGATGTTGCAACGCTTCAAATAATTGTTCTTGCTCTACATCATCTTGTAACATGTCTGAAAATAAAAACACCAAAGATCTACGTTTTAGCTTTTCGGCAATGAGATGTAAGTGTTTGTATGTGGCTGTTTTCTTTTCTGCCTTTGCAAGAGCTGGATCTAGCACACCATTTAATTGATCTAATAACATGTGGTGATGCCTATCACTTCCCTTCTCTCCCGTGTAGAATTCATAGTCGTCACTGTAAATACTCATTCCCACAGCATCACGCTGCTTTTTCATAAGATTCATAATCGCGGCACTCGCAAGTGTAGAGAAGCTTATCTTATTAAGATTTAAAACGCTGTGCTCCTTTACAGCGGGATAATGCATAGAACTACTATTGTCTAATATAAGATGGCAGCGTAGATTAGTTTCTTCCTCATAGCGCTTTGCATACAGTCTATCAGTCTTGGCATAAAGTTTCCAGTCTATATGTTTTGTGCTCTCTCCAGGATTATAGATTTTATGCTCTGCAAACTCTGCCGAAAATCCATGAAACGGACTTTTATGCATCCCAGA
The genomic region above belongs to Dokdonia sp. Dokd-P16 and contains:
- the msrA gene encoding peptide-methionine (S)-S-oxide reductase MsrA — its product is MKNNLQQATIGGGCFWCVEAVIQRLKGISNVVSGYAGGQVPGHPTYREICSGLTGHAEVIQFDFDPAIITYAEILTVFLTTHDPTTLNRQGADRGTQYRSVIFYHNEEQKAQAEQVIQVVQEYYEDPIVTEVSELPTFYDATQEHQDYYNENRQQGYCRVVIDPKVAKLKKFYEHLLAS
- a CDS encoding M20/M25/M40 family metallo-hydrolase; translated protein: MKSHQILFLIVISLMIACAKTGTLHAQSSTQQLSKEELQIISLVETHTEESIEFLENVVNINSGTLNTKGVKEVGDVFSASFTDIGFTTNWIDMPAEMNRAGHLFANTEGKKGKRLLLIGHLDTVFEDDSEFQQFEMVNDSIAKGPGANDMKGGNVVVLYALKALREAGLLDDAQITVAFTGDEESTGKPLTISRKDLIDAAKNSDIALGFETSTGFDNATVARRGSSNWKVTVTGKRAHSSGIFRESVGAGANFELARILNGFYNEVRGPELLSFNPGMMLGGTTMELNPEESKGSIFGKGNVVAQTAYVQGGLRFISEEQKEEARTKMRQIVANNLPHTSAVVEFEDSYPAMQPTPQNYEVLEILSQVSQDMGGPAVAAYDPGKRGAADTSFVAAYVACLDGLGTMGTGAHTPSETVNIKTIEMLTKRTAILIYRLINMER
- a CDS encoding DUF58 domain-containing protein; amino-acid sequence: MDIKSELNKTSGFGNLELLARQVVEGFISGMHKSPFHGFSAEFAEHKIYNPGESTKHIDWKLYAKTDRLYAKRYEEETNLRCHLILDNSSSMHYPAVKEHSVLNLNKISFSTLASAAIMNLMKKQRDAVGMSIYSDDYEFYTGEKGSDRHHHMLLDQLNGVLDPALAKAEKKTATYKHLHLIAEKLKRRSLVFLFSDMLQDDVEQEQLFEALQHLKYNKHEVILFHTYSQEKEYDFKFDNSPRKFVDVESGSSINLYADNIRDIYTSAVETYFKNLQLRCAQYRIKYIPAVIEKGFAPILTTFLVERQKFI